The following proteins come from a genomic window of Miscanthus floridulus cultivar M001 chromosome 2, ASM1932011v1, whole genome shotgun sequence:
- the LOC136538688 gene encoding GDSL esterase/lipase At5g55050-like produces the protein MGRADTVTKSSPARSMAVAAVAFMAAVSASLLAVAAAASPVPAIYVFGDSLADVGNNNHLVTLLKADFPHNGIDYPGKKATGRFSNGKNSVDFLAENLGLATSPPYLALSSSSNPNYANGVNFASGGAGVSNATNKDQCISFDKQIDYFASVHASLVQSLGQAQATAHLAKSLFAITIGSNDIIHYAKANSATSATADPSQQFVDALIQTLTRQLQRLYGLGARKVLFLGTGPVGCTPSLRELSPTKDCSALANGISVRYNAAAASLLSGMAARYADMHYALFDSSAALLRYINQPAAYGFTEAKAACCGLGDMNAKIGCTPLSFYCDNRTSHVFWDFYHPTETTARKLSSTAFDGSAPLIFPMNIRQLSAI, from the exons ATGGGCCGTGCTGATACTGTCACAAAATCCTCGCCTGCTCGCTCCATGGCTGTTGCCGCCGTTGCCTTCATGGCAGCGGTGTCGGCTTCGCTCCTGGCggtcgcggcggcggcgtcgccggTGCCGGCGATCTACGTGTTCGGGGACTCCCTGGCGGACGTCGGGAACAACAACCACCTGGTGACGCTGCTCAAGGCGGACTTCCCGCACAACGGCATCGACTACCCGGGGAAGAAGGCCACCGGCCGCTTCAGCAACGGCAAGAACTCCGTCGACTTCCTCG CTGAAAACCTGGGACTGGCGACCTCGCCGCCGTACCTGGCCTTGTCGTCGAGCAGCAACCCCAACTACGCCAACGGCGTCAACTTCGCTTCCGGTGGCGCAGGAGTCTCCAACGCCACAAACAAG gacCAATGCATCAGCTTCGACAAGCAGATCGACTACTTCGCGTCGGTGCACGCGTCGCTGGTGCAGAGCCTGGGGCAGGCGCAGGCCACGGCTCACCTGGCCAAGTCCCTCTTCGCCATCACCATCGGCAGCAACGACATCATCCACTACGCCAAAGCCAACTCCGCCACCAGCGCAACCGCCGACCCATCGCAGCAGTTCGTGGACGCGCTGATCCAGACGCTCACGAGGCAGCTGCAGCGGCTCTACGGCCTGGGCGCGCGCAAGGTGCTGTTCCTGGGCACGGGGCCCGTGGGGTGCACCCCGTCGCTGCGGGAGCTCAGCCCCACCAAGGACTGCAGCGCCCTGGCCAACGGCATCTCCGTGCGCTACAACGCCGCCGCGGCGTCGCTCCTGAGCGGCATGGCCGCGCGCTACGCCGACATGCACTACGCGCTCTTCGACTCCTCCGCAGCGCTGCTCCGGTACATCAACCAGCCGGCGGCGTACGGGTTCACCGAGGCCAAGGCGGCCTGCTGCGGGCTCGGGGACATGAACGCCAAGATCGGGTGCACTCCGCTGAGCTTCTACTGCGACAACAGGACCAGCCACGTCTTCTGGGACTTCTACCATCCCACGGAGACCACCGCCAGGAAGCTCAGCAGCACCGCGTTCGACGGGTCGGCGCCGCTTATCTTCCCCATGAACATAAGGCAGCTCAGCGCCATCTAG